In Babesia bovis T2Bo chromosome 3, whole genome shotgun sequence, the genomic window ATCGTTGAACAGGTGCAGCTTTGAAAAGGAAAGCGCACTTTTACAAAACAAGAGCGCTCTCACCCCTGAACGTAGTTCATGTACATTACATCTAATATACGTAAAATACAGCGTGCTAAAAAACAGTACATACTTGACAAACATAACTGACTACGTACGCAAAACATTATTGAAAGCAAGATTATATAAATAGTTCGGTTTCAAGTGAAACCTAATGCGAGATATTTAGGCGAGTGATGAGATGAGAGATTTTCAAGGTAACTTCAGTACCAAAAGTTCAGTGAGTCTAACCACCGAAACCGTAAAGAGTACGGCCTTGCCTCTTCAATGAGTAGACAATGTCCATAGCAGTCACAGTCTTCCTGCGGGCGTGCTCAGTGTAGGTGACAGAGTCCCTAATGACGTTCTCAAGGAAAACCTTAAGAACACCACGGACCTCTTCGTAGATCAAACCAGAGATACGCTTAACACCACCCCTACGAGCGAGACGGCGAATGGCGGGCTTAGTGATACCCTGGATGTTGTCACGCAAAACCTTGCGATGACGCTTGGCACCACCCTTACccaaacctttaccaccCTTTCCGCGACCAGACATTTTCAATAAGTTTTATATCGAGTCAAAAATCTGAAACACTGAAACTTACAGAAAAGTGTGACTGAACACACACAACATTACCACCCGCCGCATAAGCAACTGGGGATGCACCAACAGATCTAAACCCCACGCATACAACGTTCCCGAAGCAGCCCTTTTGTCTAGCTAAAAAAACATAGCGATTCCGTATCTAAATCTGGGTTGAGCAACCCTTATAATACCATATTAAAAATGCCCAAAAGTACAtgtgtggtaccacacacATGGTGTTGCATATACCTTGTCTAATAGTAGAAATAGTGCTTTGGGTAGCCTTATTGCAGAGTATTGCCGTTTCTAGAGCACTCCCATACAAATATATGACTTCGGTAGTCCAATC contains:
- a CDS encoding Core histone H2A/H2B/H3/H4 family protein; the encoded protein is MSGRGKGGKGLGKGGAKRHRKVLRDNIQGITKPAIRRLARRGGVKRISGLIYEEVRGVLKVFLENVIRDSVTYTEHARRKTVTAMDIVYSLKRQGRTLYGFGG